One Gossypium hirsutum isolate 1008001.06 chromosome A11, Gossypium_hirsutum_v2.1, whole genome shotgun sequence genomic window carries:
- the LOC107952386 gene encoding protein RISC-INTERACTING CLEARING 3'-5' EXORIBONUCLEASE 2: protein MPDGTVLVSEEILDTTRLAPCLDLIWEDMIEHEDMVAGLDVTWYQYYSSDYILLLVICTRIGCVLIRFGGFIFGHLPQWLQRFLNNKNISFVGVHIKEDVNRSIRNNLPLEIRNAVDVGELAADVLHQPHFRGLGLGRLATVVLEFPLRSRSSRMAQFYYTGFPWLEMNEIESLTTDAYAAYKLGKKLLGF, encoded by the coding sequence ATGCCGGATGGTACTGTGTTGGTGAGTGAAGAGATTCTAGATACAACTAGGCTGGCTCCGTGCCTGGATCTTATTTGGGAAGATATGATTGAGCATGAAGACATGGTTGCTGGTTTAGACGTAACATGGTACCAATATTATTCATCAGATTATATTCTGCTCCTCGTAATCTGCACTCGGATTGGTTGTGTACTAATAAGGTTTGGTGGTTTTATTTTTGGCCATCTTCCTCAGTGGCTTCAACGTTTCTTAAATAACAAGAACATATCATTTGTAGGTGTTCATATAAAAGAGGATGTCAACCGTTCTATTAGAAATAATTTGCCACTGGAAATAAGAAACGCAGTGGATGTGGGTGAGTTGGCTGCGGATGTGCTTCACCAACCCCATTTTCGTGGATTAGGTTTGGGAAGATTAGCAACTGTGGTGCTGGAGTTTCCATTAAGGTCAAGGTCTTCAAGAATGGCCCAATTTTATTATACGGGATTCCCATGGCTGGAAATGAACGAGATTGAAAGTCTAACAACTGATGCTTATGCTGCATACAAGCTTGGGAAAAAATTGCTTGGATTTTAA